From a region of the Sesamum indicum cultivar Zhongzhi No. 13 linkage group LG3, S_indicum_v1.0, whole genome shotgun sequence genome:
- the LOC105158598 gene encoding probable N-acetyltransferase HLS1, whose amino-acid sequence MYIEVGGGGGGGGMVAEGGVVAAVVVVREYDAEKDRRAVEEVENRCEVGPSGKLSLYTDLLGDPICRVRHSPAYLMLVAELLVVGGGEDKERREIVGMIRGCIKTVTCGTKLSRYGKNCSTKPPEPLPVYTKLAYILGLRVSPSHRRMGIGLKLVRRMEQWFGENGAEYSYMATETDNQASVKLFTQKCDYCKFRTPAILVQPVFAHRVRIDKRVTIIKLSPADAEVLYRRRFSTTEFFPRDIDAVLNNKLSLGTFLAVPKGSYWPESWPGAAEFLVAPPETWAVLSVWNCMDVFRLEVRGASRVRRAVAKTTRVVDRALPWLHLPSIPEVFRPFGFHFLYGLGGEGPNAAKFMRALCGLAHNLAQEHGCGVVATEVASREPLRLGIPHWKSLSCAEDLWCIKRLGENYSDRSVGDWTKSPPGLSIFVDPREF is encoded by the exons atgtatatagaagtaggaggaggaggaggaggaggaggaatgGTGGCGGAGGGTGGCGTGGTGGCGGCGGTAGTGGTGGTGAGGGAATACGATGCGGAGAAGGATCGGCGGGCGGTGGAGGAAGTGGAGAATAGGTGCGAAGTTGGGCCCAGTGGGAAACTCTCCCTGTACACCGACCTGTTAGGGGACCCCATTTGCCGGGTCCGCCATTCCCCTGCTTATCTCATGCTG GTGGCGGAGCTGCTGGTGGTGGGCGGCGGAGAGGATAAGGAGAGGAGAGAAATCGTGGGGATGATAAGGGGTTGTATCAAGACCGTTACGTGCGGGACTAAGCTCTCCAGATATGGCAAAAACTGCTCCACAAAACCACCTGAACCTCTCCCTGTTTACACCAAACTCGCCTATATTTTGGGCCTCCGCGTTTCTCCCTCTCATCG GAGGATGGGAATTGGGCTGAAGCTAGTGCGCAGAATGGAGCAGTGGTTCGGTGAGAATGGTGCTGAATATTCGTATATGGCGACAGAGACTGACAATCAGGCGTCCGTCAAGCTCTTCACTCAGAAATGCGACTACTGCAAGTTCCGTACGCCGGCCATTCTTGTCCAGCCCGTTTTCGCTCACCGTGTCAGGATCGACAAGCGGGTCACGATTATTAAGCTCAGTCCCGCCGACGCCGAGGTACTGTACCGCCGTCGCTTCTCCACCACCGAGTTCTTCCCCCGCGACATTGACGCGGTTCTGAACAATAAGCTCAGTCTGGGCACGTTCCTTGCCGTGCCGAAGGGATCGTACTGGCCAGAGTCTTGGCCGGGGGCCGCGGAGTTCCTGGTGGCTCCGCCGGAGACGTGGGCGGTTCTTAGTGTTTGGAACTGTATGGATGTTTTCAGGCTGGAGGTACGGGGCGCATCGCGGGTGAGGAGAGCGGTGGCGAAGACGACGCGCGTGGTGGACCGGGCCTTGCCGTGGCTGCATCTGCCGTCGATACCCGAAGTTTTCAGGCCGTTTGGGTTTCATTTCTTGTATGGGCTTGGAGGGGAAGGCCCAAACGCGGCGAAGTTTATGAGGGCCCTATGTGGGCTGGCCCATAACTTGGCCCAAGAGCATGGCTGCGGAGTGGTGGCCACGGAGGTGGCAAGCCGCGAACCGCTCAGGTTAGGAATACCCCACTGGAAGAGCCTATCGTGCGCCGAGGATCTATGGTGCATCAAGCGGTTGGGGGAAAACTACAGTGACAGGTCTGTCGGTGACTGGACGAAGTCTCCACCTGGTCTATCCATTTTTGTTGATCCCAGAGAGTTCTAA